AGTTTTCCATTTTTAATTAAGGTGTGGACTGCTTGCCGAGAGATTCCCAGGAGCTCAGAGGTTTCTATTAATGAATAGTATTCCTCATCTAGAATTTTTTTCATGTCTTCACCCCTTGCATTTTATAAAATCTATGATAGATTATAACATATTATTTTAACTTTTCAATATATTTTCCTTATTTATCCCCCCACTTTCTTATATCTATTTTACATAATACAGGTTATAGGAACCTGAACCCCTCCACCTTTTCGATATTTTCACCCATTGAATAGCGATAAATAGCATGGTATAGGTAATATTTAGGTGGTTTAAAATGGTGATACGCTGGTAGAATATTTCAGAGGAAAACATATAAAACCGGTATTTTGAAATTTTTTTTTATACTTCATGGCTCTTTTCCTTAAAAGTGGTGGAAAAAATCAAGCCTTTTCCTTCCCTACAAACCATTCTTTCACCCTGGTGAGTACCCCTCTGGTATCCTCTTGGTATCCTGGTAACTTTCTGATGGTAAGCATTTTAATAGTCTCTTGTAGGTCCAGAATTTGCTTTTGTAGAAAGGCCTTGTCACTTTCTAACTGGTGGATCCGGTCCCGAAGCTCTGTTACCAAACTGGTATCATTTTGACTACCATTTTTGGTATCCTCAACGCTACCAGTTTTTTTCCCTACCCTAAAAACCCTTTCGGCCTCGGCCTGGTCAACCTGGTATCTTCCCTCTACCAAATTAGCTCTAATTTTGGTACTCTTAATGTAACCCCTGATTGTATTCTTTGAGTACC
Above is a window of Candidatus Atribacteria bacterium ADurb.Bin276 DNA encoding:
- a CDS encoding Helix-turn-helix domain protein encodes the protein MKKILDEEYYSLIETSELLGISRQAVHTLIKNGKLKGRKIGRLWHFSRKDIKEYLDQRTPPPGTKKED